The following are encoded together in the uncultured Sphaerochaeta sp. genome:
- a CDS encoding sugar ABC transporter permease: protein MKTSLFHKRRKNLMPYLMVIPTILLVTGVLGYAILIALKDSFYKYPLLSFNAKGTFVGFDNYAKLLTDYNFQNAVGVTFIFVIGTVLLGIILSFILALSIYHLKNKARIFRTLTLIPYLISGVAAAIMWRFLFNGEVGFINHVIRTLGGTPISWLSNRYLALMVVTLANVWKMFPMSTMLLLAGLQVIDPDIYDAATVDGSNWRSTFFKITLPLLGSYLATSLIWLTFGSFNMFNIIYPLTSGGPNRATEVMAVYMYDLAFQHLDFSSASVVMIFLLMLNLGFSIFYSRIFRNKV, encoded by the coding sequence ATGAAAACATCACTCTTTCATAAGCGTAGAAAAAACCTCATGCCATATTTGATGGTTATCCCGACAATTCTGTTGGTGACCGGGGTACTTGGATATGCAATCCTGATAGCTCTCAAAGACTCGTTTTATAAGTATCCACTTTTAAGCTTCAATGCAAAAGGCACATTTGTTGGATTTGACAACTACGCAAAGTTATTGACAGACTACAACTTCCAGAACGCCGTAGGTGTAACCTTCATATTCGTTATTGGGACCGTTCTCTTAGGTATAATATTATCCTTTATCCTTGCTCTTTCCATTTACCATTTGAAAAACAAAGCACGGATCTTTCGAACACTTACCCTCATTCCGTATCTGATCAGTGGTGTAGCTGCTGCAATCATGTGGCGCTTCCTGTTCAACGGTGAAGTAGGGTTTATCAACCATGTAATTAGAACACTCGGAGGTACACCAATCAGCTGGTTGAGTAACCGTTACCTTGCCCTGATGGTTGTAACCCTTGCCAATGTATGGAAGATGTTCCCGATGTCAACCATGTTATTACTTGCCGGCTTGCAGGTCATTGATCCTGATATTTATGATGCTGCAACGGTAGATGGCTCAAATTGGCGTTCAACATTTTTCAAGATTACGCTGCCTTTATTGGGTTCATACCTCGCCACCAGTCTTATTTGGTTAACTTTCGGTAGCTTCAATATGTTCAACATCATTTACCCACTCACAAGTGGCGGTCCCAACCGGGCGACAGAGGTTATGGCTGTATACATGTATGACTTGGCATTCCAGCACCTCGATTTCTCCAGTGCCTCAGTTGTTATGATATTCCTACTCATGTTGAATCTTGGATTCAGTATTTTCTATTCGCGCATATTCCGAAACAAGGTATGA
- a CDS encoding carbohydrate ABC transporter permease: MPNLKTHAGANPAYHRIANLIAWTFLALMMVWLFLPLIWSVTTTFKTAIETYRVPVKIFPENLSFHNYVKILTDSSFPRYLFNTVYLTVITTILTVMISIWPAYAFSRMKFKFQHILLLFIMIPRLIPRISVTIPLYKIIVSAGLLNTYTALIITYTMTSLPFAVWILSGVFQSIPKEIEDSAFVDGAQLIQTMFRIMIPIASSGVVTVIIFTVREAWNEFPFVLSFTNSATMRTLPYQLYMFRDTLGIEDWPLINTFAIITIIPILVVYFIFSKKVTSGIIQGALK; this comes from the coding sequence ATGCCCAATTTAAAAACCCATGCTGGGGCAAATCCAGCATACCACCGAATAGCAAACCTGATAGCTTGGACTTTTCTGGCTTTAATGATGGTTTGGCTTTTCCTACCATTAATCTGGTCGGTAACCACTACGTTCAAGACTGCCATTGAAACATACCGGGTTCCGGTTAAAATTTTCCCTGAGAATCTCTCATTTCATAACTATGTAAAGATACTTACTGATTCATCCTTCCCACGGTATCTCTTCAATACCGTATATCTTACGGTAATCACGACCATACTGACAGTAATGATCAGCATTTGGCCGGCTTATGCTTTCTCAAGAATGAAGTTCAAATTCCAGCATATATTGTTGCTGTTCATCATGATTCCCAGACTTATTCCCCGTATCAGTGTGACAATACCATTGTATAAGATTATTGTAAGTGCTGGATTGCTCAATACCTATACGGCCTTGATCATCACCTACACCATGACATCGCTTCCCTTTGCTGTGTGGATCCTTTCGGGAGTATTCCAGTCGATCCCAAAGGAAATTGAGGATTCAGCATTCGTTGATGGAGCTCAACTTATCCAAACAATGTTCAGGATCATGATCCCGATTGCAAGCTCTGGAGTGGTAACAGTTATCATCTTCACCGTTCGTGAGGCATGGAATGAGTTCCCCTTCGTTCTTTCATTTACCAATTCGGCGACAATGAGAACACTTCCTTACCAACTCTATATGTTCAGGGACACTCTGGGCATAGAGGATTGGCCTCTCATCAACACCTTTGCAATTATTACCATCATCCCTATTTTGGTGGTCTACTTCATATTCTCCAAGAAAGTCACCAGTGGAATTATTCAAGGTGCACTGAAATAA
- a CDS encoding transketolase has protein sequence MDTQELKRLQNKAKEIRRLTIEEIGNLGLGHIGGSLSIVDILTLLYYKMMENIDPSNPRKEGRDKLVLSKGHAGPALYSVLADKGYFPKEWLMTLNQGGTNLPSHCDMNRTPGVDFTTGSLGQGSSAAAGIALAEKFKNSGATTYLIIGDGESQEGQIWEMGMFAAQYKLDNLITFMDYNKLQIDGTTSEVIDLEDIVQKWNGFGWFVQRVDGHDIEVLEEAVLKAKFQSGKPSIIICDTIKAKGFSPAQGMQSSHHMAFTKEVAQKALNDLLAE, from the coding sequence ATGGACACACAAGAACTGAAACGCTTGCAGAACAAAGCGAAAGAGATCCGCCGACTTACGATAGAAGAGATTGGTAATCTTGGGCTTGGCCACATCGGTGGTTCTCTCTCAATTGTCGATATTTTAACATTGCTCTATTACAAAATGATGGAGAACATCGACCCCTCGAATCCCAGAAAAGAAGGAAGAGATAAATTGGTTCTTTCAAAAGGACATGCCGGTCCTGCCCTCTACTCTGTCCTTGCCGATAAGGGGTACTTCCCGAAAGAGTGGTTGATGACCCTGAACCAAGGTGGAACCAATCTCCCAAGTCACTGTGACATGAACAGGACCCCTGGGGTTGATTTCACCACCGGTTCTCTCGGACAGGGGAGTTCTGCTGCTGCAGGTATTGCACTTGCGGAGAAGTTCAAGAACAGTGGTGCAACCACTTATTTGATCATAGGAGATGGAGAGAGCCAAGAAGGACAGATCTGGGAGATGGGAATGTTCGCAGCTCAATACAAATTGGATAATCTCATCACCTTCATGGACTACAACAAGCTACAGATTGACGGAACCACAAGTGAAGTAATCGATCTGGAAGATATCGTCCAGAAGTGGAATGGGTTCGGTTGGTTCGTGCAACGCGTCGATGGCCATGACATAGAGGTACTTGAAGAAGCCGTTCTTAAGGCAAAATTCCAAAGCGGAAAACCTTCAATCATTATCTGTGACACCATCAAGGCAAAGGGATTCTCCCCTGCACAAGGTATGCAGTCCAGCCACCATATGGCGTTCACAAAAGAAGTAGCACAGAAAGCCCTTAATGACTTACTTGCAGAGTAA